GTTCGTCAAGCGCGTATAGCCCGGGAGACTCAGCGGTGAAGGCGAGCGAACTACGAGAAATGAAGAAAGAAGATCTGGAGCAGAAGCTTCGCGATCGCAGCGAAGCGTTGCGTAACTTCCATTTCCAGATGGCAACGGGCGCCGTCGACAATGTCCGTGGGGCTCGAACGGCCCGCCGGGATGTGGCTCGAATCAAGACAATCATGCGGGAGCGTGAGCTGGCCGCCAAGAAAGAGGCGAAGAAGTGATCATGCAGGAACACGGCGCGGGAAAAGAGCGAGTTGGCGTGGTGACCAGCACCGCCATGGACAAGACCATTACGGTCGCGGTCGAGCGTGTGGTGCAGCATCGCCTCTACAAGAAGAGCAGTAAGCAGACCAAGAAGTTTAAAGCGCACGATAAAGACAATTCGTGCAAAGTCGGGGATTTGGTGCGCATCCGTGAGACCCGCCCGCTCAGCAAGACCAAGCGCTGGCGGCTGGTCGAAATCGTGAAGCGGGCCGACTAAGCGCGTGGAAGGGTTGGCGTCATGATTCAGATTTACAGCAATCTCGAAGTGGCCGACAACACCGGCGCGCGCCGGCTCCGTTGCATCCAGGTGATGGGTGGAACGAGACGCCGCTACGGTCACGTTGGCGATATCATCACGGCGTCGGTGCGCGAAGCGCTGCCGAACTCGGGGGTGAAAAAGGGCGATGTGGTGAAGGCCGTCATCGTTCGCACGAAGCAGGATACGCAGCGGCCGGACGGAACCACGATTCGGTTCGATTCGAACGCGGCGGTGATCATTAACCCGAACAACGAACCGCGTGGGACCCGCATTTTCGGACCGGTGCCGCGCGAACTTCGCGAAAAAGGCTTCATGCGGATCATTTCGCTGGCGCCGGAAGTCGTATAGAGGGGCGCGACCATGAACATTCGTAAAGGCGATACCGTGGTGGTTATCACGGGCAAATATAAGGGCCGCCGGGGCCGCGTGCTTCGCGTCCTGACGAAGACGAACCGGGTAGTTGTGGAAGGCGTACAGATGATCAAGCGCCACACCCGTCCGTCGTCGCGAAATCAGCAGGGTGGCATTGTCGAACGCGAAGCGCCGATTCACGCATCCAACGTGATGGCCTGGTGCGAGACCGCCGGCAAGCCCTCGAAAGTAGTTGTGAAGCGTTTGGAAGACGGATCCCGGGTTCGCGTCTACAAGGTGAACGGCGAGACCCTGAACGATTAAGTTGACAATAGAGGCTATTTTGGCGCGATCCCGTACGAAACACGAGTGAAGCGGGACGCTCCAAAGCGAGAGGAATAACCGTGGCCGCTAGACTTCATGAGTTTTACCAGAAGACAGTCCATCCTGCGATGCTGAAGAAGTTCAGCTATTCGAGCCCCATGCAGGTGCCGCGACTGGAGAAGATCGTTATCAACATGGGCGTAGGCGATGCCCAAAGCGATGCGCGCTTGCTGGAGAGCGCGATTGCCGAGCTGACCCAGATCTCCGGGCAGAAGCCGTGCATTCGCAAGGCGCGCAAATCGATCGCCAGCTTCAAAGTACGCGAAGGCGCGACGGTCGGCTGCATGGTGACGTTGCGCGGCCAACGCATGTACGAATTCATGGACCGGTTGTTGAACATCGCGATCCCGCGTATCCGCGACTTTCGCGGAGTGTCGCCGCGCGCGTTCGACAAGTTCGGGAACTATACGCTGGGACTCAAGGAACAGACGATTTTCCCGGAAGTGAACATGGACTCGGTCACGCGGGTACGCGGCATGAACGTGACCTTTGTGCTGAAGAGAGCCGCAACGCAAGAAGAGAGCCGCGAATTGCTGCGGCACTTTGGATTCCCGTTCCGGACCTAACGTGAAACGAGCAGAGGCCTGGGTGGCCTCAGGAGAGAACCGTGGCGAAGAAGTCGTTGATCGTAAAGAGCTCGCGCAAGCCGAAATTTCAGGTGCGGGCGTACCACCGCTGCAAACTGTGCGGACGCCCCCGTTCGTATATGCGCAAGTTCGGTATTTGCCGCATATGTTTCCGGAAACTGGCGCTCGAAGGTCAGTTGCCGGGTGTGACGAAGTCGAGTTGGTAAGCGCGGGAACCGGCGGGAACACGAGAAGGAAATTAGATCCATGTCGATGAGCGACCCGATAGCGGACATGCTGACGCGGATGCGCAACGCCCTTCAAGGGAAACAGGCGCGGGTAGATATCCCTGCGTCGACGTTGAAAGAACGCGTATGCGCCGTGTTGAAGCAAGAAGGCTATATCGAAGAATACAAGCTCGTGGAAGGCGAGCACCAGGGCGTTCTCCAGGTGACGCTGAAATACGAGCCGAACCGCAAACCGGTGATTCAGGGTATCAAGCGCGTGAGCAAACCCAGCCTGCGCGTGTATGTGCAGTGCGACGATATTCGGCCGGTGCGCAGTGGATTGGGCATCTCCATCATGAGCACGTCGAAAGGCGTGATGACGGGGAAAGAAGCCCGGCACAACAAGCTCGGCGGAGAAGTTCTCTGCGAGGTTTGGTAAGCAACTCGCGAGAACCACGAAAGGAACGGGAACGGTGTCTAGAATTGGAAAACTTCCGGTCGTCATTCCGGCTGGCGTGAAGTGCGAGCTGAGTGGAACGCGACTTAAGGTGACGGGACCGAAGGGCAGCCTCGAACGCGATTTGAGCGGCGAAGTGTCCGTAGCGATAGACGGGTCGCAGATCGCGGTGACGCGTCCGTCCAACGAACCTCGCATTCGGGCGTTGCACGGGCTTACCCGTGCGCTGATTCAGAACATGGTGACGGGCGTCACGGCAGGGTACGCGCGCGTGCTGCAGATCACGGGCGTAGGCTACCGTGCGGCCATGCAGGGCAATGCTCTTGCGCTTTCGTTGGGATACAGCCACCCGATAACCGTGGAGCCGCCTAAGGGAATTACGTTCTCCGTGGACGGAACCCAGACCATAAAGATTGAAGGTATTGACAAAGAACAAGTCGGCCAAGTGGCGGCAGACGTGCGCAAGTGGCGCAAGCCCGAACCGTATAAAGGCAAGGGAATTCGCTACGAGAACGAACGCATTCGTCGCAAGGTCGGTAAGGCCGGCGGCAAGTAGTCGCAGCGCAGGTACGGCAGGAGCACCTTAGAGATGGAAAGGCATTTCCGTAAACAGTACAAGCTTGAACGCCGGCGTAACCGCGTG
This genomic interval from Candidatus Hydrogenedentota bacterium contains the following:
- the rpmC gene encoding 50S ribosomal protein L29, translated to MKKEDLEQKLRDRSEALRNFHFQMATGAVDNVRGARTARRDVARIKTIMRERELAAKKEAKK
- the rpsQ gene encoding 30S ribosomal protein S17 encodes the protein MQEHGAGKERVGVVTSTAMDKTITVAVERVVQHRLYKKSSKQTKKFKAHDKDNSCKVGDLVRIRETRPLSKTKRWRLVEIVKRAD
- the rplN gene encoding 50S ribosomal protein L14 gives rise to the protein MIQIYSNLEVADNTGARRLRCIQVMGGTRRRYGHVGDIITASVREALPNSGVKKGDVVKAVIVRTKQDTQRPDGTTIRFDSNAAVIINPNNEPRGTRIFGPVPRELREKGFMRIISLAPEVV
- the rplX gene encoding 50S ribosomal protein L24, producing the protein MNIRKGDTVVVITGKYKGRRGRVLRVLTKTNRVVVEGVQMIKRHTRPSSRNQQGGIVEREAPIHASNVMAWCETAGKPSKVVVKRLEDGSRVRVYKVNGETLND
- the rplE gene encoding 50S ribosomal protein L5 is translated as MAARLHEFYQKTVHPAMLKKFSYSSPMQVPRLEKIVINMGVGDAQSDARLLESAIAELTQISGQKPCIRKARKSIASFKVREGATVGCMVTLRGQRMYEFMDRLLNIAIPRIRDFRGVSPRAFDKFGNYTLGLKEQTIFPEVNMDSVTRVRGMNVTFVLKRAATQEESRELLRHFGFPFRT
- a CDS encoding type Z 30S ribosomal protein S14; its protein translation is MAKKSLIVKSSRKPKFQVRAYHRCKLCGRPRSYMRKFGICRICFRKLALEGQLPGVTKSSW
- the rpsH gene encoding 30S ribosomal protein S8, yielding MSMSDPIADMLTRMRNALQGKQARVDIPASTLKERVCAVLKQEGYIEEYKLVEGEHQGVLQVTLKYEPNRKPVIQGIKRVSKPSLRVYVQCDDIRPVRSGLGISIMSTSKGVMTGKEARHNKLGGEVLCEVW
- the rplF gene encoding 50S ribosomal protein L6 yields the protein MSRIGKLPVVIPAGVKCELSGTRLKVTGPKGSLERDLSGEVSVAIDGSQIAVTRPSNEPRIRALHGLTRALIQNMVTGVTAGYARVLQITGVGYRAAMQGNALALSLGYSHPITVEPPKGITFSVDGTQTIKIEGIDKEQVGQVAADVRKWRKPEPYKGKGIRYENERIRRKVGKAGGK